Proteins from a single region of Pseudomonas sp. 10S4:
- a CDS encoding MFS transporter: MLPVLLVTVDNTVLGFALPKIAEALRPSASQQLWMIDAYSLVLAGLLVSMGSLGDRVGHRKLLLTGSLGFVIVSVLTAYSGTAAQLITGRACMGIFGAMLMPSTLALIRSVFEDREERRIAVAIWATTLTVGSALGPLVGGVLLEFFNWGAIFLLAVPILLPLLVLGPLLLPESERDTSGSLDPISILQSMVALSAIVYGIKHGASDGVDWMAVAALAVGALAGWMFVHRQFRLPVPLMDLSLFRSGAFSGSVVINLMSLAFLVGFVFFTTQFLQIVLQMSPLSASLALIPGQIMAIVVGMAVVPIAQRVRGHVLVPILMAFAGAAFLLVASMGSSLTILVVAFALLNIGVGAIATVSNDVILSAAPSAKAGAASAISETAYEVGVVLGTTVLGGLVTAYYRGALQLPGFLNEVQAMLASETLSGAHNVTAELSGDQARELMMQAGSAFEGGIGLVSWVTFSLALIAMFIAWRTLRIPNCRVV; the protein is encoded by the coding sequence ATGCTGCCTGTATTGCTGGTGACCGTTGACAACACGGTGCTTGGATTCGCGTTACCAAAAATTGCCGAGGCCCTGCGTCCAAGCGCTAGCCAGCAATTGTGGATGATCGATGCTTATTCGCTGGTATTGGCAGGATTGCTGGTGTCGATGGGTAGTCTGGGAGATCGAGTCGGTCATCGTAAGTTGTTGCTCACGGGGTCACTGGGCTTTGTCATCGTGTCGGTGCTGACCGCCTACTCTGGTACAGCAGCGCAACTGATTACCGGGCGAGCTTGCATGGGGATTTTTGGTGCGATGCTTATGCCCTCAACACTGGCATTGATACGTTCGGTGTTCGAAGATCGAGAAGAACGGAGAATAGCGGTCGCGATCTGGGCGACGACTTTGACGGTAGGTTCGGCACTCGGTCCTTTGGTGGGCGGGGTATTACTGGAGTTTTTCAACTGGGGAGCGATTTTTTTACTCGCAGTCCCCATATTGCTGCCATTACTGGTATTGGGACCATTGCTGTTGCCCGAATCTGAACGAGACACTTCAGGGTCATTGGACCCCATCAGTATTCTGCAATCGATGGTAGCCCTCAGCGCCATTGTTTACGGCATCAAACACGGTGCCAGTGATGGTGTTGACTGGATGGCGGTCGCAGCATTGGCTGTGGGCGCGCTCGCTGGGTGGATGTTTGTACATCGACAGTTTCGTCTGCCTGTGCCGCTGATGGATCTGAGTTTGTTCCGAAGCGGTGCTTTCAGCGGCTCCGTCGTGATCAATCTGATGAGCCTCGCGTTCCTCGTTGGCTTCGTATTCTTCACAACTCAGTTCTTACAAATCGTACTTCAGATGTCCCCTTTGAGCGCGAGCCTCGCCTTGATACCGGGTCAGATCATGGCAATTGTAGTGGGGATGGCGGTAGTCCCCATAGCACAGCGAGTACGGGGGCATGTGTTGGTACCGATTCTTATGGCGTTTGCTGGTGCGGCTTTTTTGCTGGTCGCCAGCATGGGTAGCAGTTTGACTATTCTGGTGGTGGCTTTTGCCTTGTTGAATATCGGTGTGGGCGCGATTGCGACGGTTTCCAACGATGTGATTTTGTCGGCTGCGCCGTCGGCGAAAGCGGGTGCGGCGTCAGCCATTAGCGAAACGGCCTATGAAGTTGGCGTAGTATTGGGAACGACAGTACTCGGCGGTCTCGTCACCGCCTACTATCGCGGAGCATTGCAGCTTCCGGGTTTTCTTAACGAAGTACAGGCGATGCTGGCGAGTGAGACGCTCTCGGGGGCCCATAACGTGACGGCAGAGTTGTCTGGTGATCAGGCGAGAGAATTGATGATGCAGGCGGGAAGCGCATTCGAGGGTGGTATCGGGCTGGTTTCGTGGGTTACGTTTAGCCTGGCACTTATAGCGATGTTTATTGCATGGCGCACTCTGCGGATACCGAATTGTAGGGTCGTGTAA
- a CDS encoding biotin-dependent carboxyltransferase family protein, translating into MSRLRIEASTPLCLLQDAGRFGVRHLGVTQGGGLDWRSMSWANWLLGNGLDAPVVEITLGGFSVLAEEDCVLALAGADLGAQVNGEALAPWRSFRLHKGQRLQFTQPLLGARAYLAAPGGFDAPKVLGSSATVIREELGGLDGMGRPLAKEAQLSYSGSDLILLRELPREHIPDFKLDAPLDLVLGAQIGAFSGQSLFDAFNSTWTLDSRADRMGIRLLGTPLQYQGKPMISEGIPLGAVQVPPDGQPIVLLNDRQTIGGYPRLGALTPLALARLAQCLPGAKVRLRPVVQDVAHREQVGYLRQFVNR; encoded by the coding sequence ATGAGCCGTCTGAGGATTGAAGCGAGTACGCCGCTGTGCCTGTTGCAGGACGCTGGCCGTTTTGGCGTGCGGCACTTGGGTGTGACCCAGGGCGGCGGGCTGGACTGGCGCTCGATGTCATGGGCGAATTGGCTGTTGGGCAACGGGTTGGATGCGCCTGTGGTGGAAATCACCCTTGGCGGGTTCAGCGTGCTGGCCGAGGAAGATTGTGTGCTGGCGCTGGCGGGCGCGGATCTGGGCGCGCAGGTGAATGGCGAGGCGTTGGCGCCGTGGCGCAGTTTTCGGCTGCACAAAGGTCAGCGCTTGCAGTTCACCCAGCCGCTGCTCGGAGCGCGGGCTTATCTGGCAGCACCGGGTGGTTTCGACGCGCCGAAGGTGTTGGGCAGCAGCGCGACGGTGATCCGTGAGGAACTCGGCGGGCTGGATGGCATGGGCCGGCCTTTGGCCAAAGAAGCACAGCTGAGCTATTCGGGCAGTGACTTGATCTTGCTGCGGGAGCTGCCGCGCGAACACATCCCTGATTTCAAACTCGATGCACCGCTGGACCTGGTGCTCGGCGCGCAGATCGGCGCGTTCAGCGGGCAAAGCCTGTTTGATGCGTTCAACAGCACTTGGACCCTCGACAGTCGTGCCGACCGCATGGGCATTCGCCTGCTGGGCACGCCGTTGCAGTACCAGGGCAAGCCGATGATCTCCGAAGGCATCCCGCTGGGCGCAGTGCAGGTGCCACCGGACGGACAGCCGATTGTGTTGCTCAATGATCGACAGACCATTGGCGGCTATCCGAGATTAGGCGCATTGACGCCGTTGGCCCTGGCGCGGCTGGCGCAGTGTTTGCCCGGGGCGAAGGTACGGTTGCGGCCGGTGGTGCAGGACGTGGCGCATCGGGAGCAGGTCGGGTATTTGCGTCAGTTTGTGAATCGCTAA
- a CDS encoding MFS transporter has product MSAPDTLDLPKATTRPGPFDWYRNINKQERRTFWSCKIGYGLDGMDTQMLSFVVPTLIAMWGITTGQAGLIHTSTLIASAIGGWVAGILSDRIGRVRTLQLTVLWFAFFTFLCGFAQNYEQLLISRTLMGFGFGGEWTAGAVLMGEVIRAKDRGKAVGMVQSGWALGWGLTAILYALLFSVLPPEDAWRALFILGIVPAIFVIFVRRLVKDPEIYREAKAKQEPSNPAKFYEIFAPGILFTTIRASVLTTGALGGYYAITSWLPTFLKNERGLSVLGTGGYLAMVIVGSYVGYVISAYLTDILGRKKNFILFAVGSFTIVLLYTQLHVSNGVMLWLGFPLGFFASGIFSGMGAFLTELFPTRIRGSGQGFCYNIGRALAALFPLLIGLLSQTVPLSVGIGAFAAVSYGVVILAALSLPETRGKQLDAQ; this is encoded by the coding sequence ATGAGTGCGCCCGACACCCTCGACCTCCCCAAGGCCACAACTCGCCCGGGACCGTTCGACTGGTATCGCAACATCAACAAACAGGAGCGCCGGACCTTCTGGAGCTGCAAGATCGGCTATGGCCTGGACGGCATGGACACCCAGATGCTCAGCTTCGTGGTGCCGACCCTGATTGCCATGTGGGGCATCACCACCGGGCAGGCCGGACTCATTCACACCAGCACGTTGATCGCTTCGGCCATCGGCGGCTGGGTAGCGGGGATTCTCTCCGACCGCATCGGCCGCGTGCGCACGTTGCAGCTGACCGTGCTGTGGTTCGCCTTCTTCACCTTCCTCTGCGGCTTCGCCCAGAACTACGAACAACTGCTGATCAGCCGCACCTTGATGGGTTTCGGTTTCGGTGGTGAATGGACCGCCGGGGCTGTGCTGATGGGCGAAGTGATTCGCGCCAAGGACCGTGGCAAAGCCGTGGGCATGGTGCAATCGGGCTGGGCGTTGGGCTGGGGATTGACGGCGATTCTGTATGCGCTGCTGTTCTCGGTGTTGCCGCCGGAAGACGCTTGGCGCGCACTGTTTATCCTTGGCATCGTCCCGGCGATTTTTGTGATTTTCGTCCGTCGACTGGTCAAGGACCCGGAGATTTACCGCGAAGCTAAAGCCAAGCAAGAACCAAGCAACCCGGCAAAATTCTACGAGATCTTCGCTCCCGGCATCCTCTTCACCACGATTCGCGCTTCGGTGCTGACCACTGGCGCACTGGGCGGTTACTACGCGATTACCTCTTGGTTGCCAACTTTTCTGAAGAACGAACGGGGGTTGAGCGTACTCGGCACGGGCGGTTATCTGGCGATGGTGATCGTCGGTTCCTACGTCGGTTATGTCATCAGCGCGTATTTGACTGACATCCTCGGCCGCAAGAAGAACTTCATTCTGTTCGCCGTCGGCTCGTTCACCATCGTGTTGCTCTACACCCAATTACACGTCAGCAACGGCGTGATGCTGTGGCTGGGCTTCCCGCTGGGCTTCTTTGCCTCGGGGATTTTCAGTGGCATGGGCGCGTTTTTGACCGAGTTGTTTCCCACGCGAATTCGCGGCTCGGGCCAGGGTTTTTGCTACAACATCGGTCGTGCGTTGGCGGCGTTGTTTCCGCTGTTGATCGGTTTGCTCAGCCAGACGGTGCCGTTAAGCGTTGGCATCGGGGCGTTTGCGGCGGTGTCCTACGGCGTGGTGATCCTCGCAGCCTTGAGCCTGCCGGAAACTCGTGGCAAGCAACTCGACGCCCAATAG
- a CDS encoding 5-oxoprolinase subunit B family protein: MKPRVEVVALDCLMVRLFDEIAEANMPWMLAASEGLRAAFAGHLIDLVPSYTTLMVHYDLTALSPVQARELIAQALIDLSPNASTSGKCHVLPVWYDLSVGPELSLLSQRSGLAVDDVIRRHSDREYQVFALGFAPGFAFMGLVEEILAAPRLNTPRKKVAAGSVGIAERQTAAYPVVSPGGWNLIGRTPAKLFDRERDGYSLMQPGDTVRFEAVSHAEFINLGGDDTPLEAQA, from the coding sequence ATGAAACCACGGGTTGAAGTCGTCGCGCTGGACTGCCTGATGGTGCGCCTGTTCGATGAAATCGCCGAAGCGAACATGCCGTGGATGCTCGCGGCCAGCGAAGGGCTGCGCGCAGCGTTTGCCGGGCATTTGATCGACCTTGTGCCGTCCTACACGACGTTGATGGTGCATTACGACCTGACTGCATTGAGCCCGGTTCAGGCGCGGGAATTGATCGCGCAAGCGTTGATCGATCTATCGCCCAATGCCAGTACCAGCGGCAAATGCCATGTGCTGCCGGTCTGGTATGACTTGAGCGTCGGCCCCGAATTGAGCCTGTTGTCCCAACGCAGCGGGTTGGCGGTGGACGACGTAATCCGCCGCCACAGCGATCGCGAATATCAGGTGTTCGCGCTGGGCTTCGCACCAGGTTTCGCCTTCATGGGTTTAGTAGAGGAAATCCTCGCCGCGCCGCGTCTGAACACCCCGCGTAAGAAAGTCGCAGCGGGTAGCGTGGGAATTGCCGAGCGGCAAACCGCCGCTTATCCGGTGGTGTCGCCCGGAGGCTGGAACCTGATCGGCCGTACCCCGGCCAAACTGTTCGACCGCGAACGTGACGGCTATAGCCTGATGCAACCCGGCGACACGGTGCGGTTCGAAGCCGTCAGTCATGCCGAGTTCATCAACCTGGGCGGTGACGATACGCCACTGGAGGCCCAGGCATGA
- a CDS encoding 5-oxoprolinase subunit PxpA, translating into MSRLLLNCDIGESFGNWTMGLDAEVMPFIDCANIACGFHAGDPSIMRKTVSLALSRGVKIGAHPAYQDLVGFGRRSMAYTAQELQDILHYQIGALDGICRAQGGRVSYVKPHGAMYNDMMANPAQLRAVIQAVAAYDRTLPLMLMATRDNSAAQQLGDEYGVTLWFEAFADRAYDSAGMLVSRQLPGAVHHDPEKIIEQALIIARGANLTASDGSALHLQANTLCVHGDNASSVAAVQRIREALNQQSAS; encoded by the coding sequence GTGAGCCGCCTGCTATTGAACTGCGACATCGGCGAGAGTTTCGGCAACTGGACCATGGGTCTGGACGCCGAGGTCATGCCCTTCATTGATTGTGCCAACATCGCCTGCGGCTTCCATGCCGGCGACCCGAGCATCATGCGCAAGACCGTCAGCCTGGCCCTGAGCCGCGGCGTGAAGATTGGAGCGCACCCGGCCTATCAGGACCTGGTCGGGTTCGGTCGACGTTCCATGGCCTACACCGCCCAGGAACTTCAGGACATCCTGCATTACCAGATCGGCGCCCTCGACGGCATCTGTCGGGCTCAGGGTGGGCGGGTGAGTTACGTCAAACCCCACGGCGCGATGTACAACGACATGATGGCCAATCCGGCGCAATTGCGTGCGGTGATCCAGGCTGTGGCCGCCTACGATCGCACGTTGCCGTTGATGCTGATGGCCACCCGCGACAACAGTGCCGCGCAACAATTGGGCGACGAATACGGCGTGACGCTGTGGTTCGAAGCCTTCGCCGACCGCGCCTACGACAGCGCCGGCATGTTGGTTTCGCGACAATTGCCGGGCGCGGTGCATCACGATCCCGAGAAAATCATTGAGCAGGCGCTAATCATTGCCCGTGGCGCCAACCTCACGGCCAGCGATGGCAGCGCTTTGCACTTGCAGGCCAACACCTTGTGCGTCCACGGCGACAACGCCAGTTCTGTGGCCGCCGTGCAGCGTATTCGTGAGGCCTTGAATCAGCAGAGTGCGTCATGA